Within the Candidatus Eisenbacteria bacterium genome, the region CTAGCCGTTAGAGCTACAGGCCTAAAAACAATCTTCCCGCAAATTGGCTAGGAGACCGTCAGGACTTCGGTTCTCTATTTCGTTTCCTTATGAACAGTGTGAGTCCTGCAGGATGAACAGTACTTGCGGAACTCCAATCTATCGGGATGTTTGCGCTTGTTCTTTGTGCTCGTGTAGTTCCGTCTCTTGCACTGTGAGCACGCAAATACTATCTGTTCTCGCATCGAGCGCCCCCTGCTATTCCAGGATTTCTACGACTACCCCTGCGCCTACAGTCCTGCCGCCTTCCCTGATCGCCAACCGCAGCCCCTTCTCCATCGCAATCGGCGTTATCAACTCTATCGTCATCGTCACGTTGTCTCCTGGCATCACCATCTCACGCCCATCCGGCAAATTCGCCACACCGGTAACATCCGTAGTCCGAAAATAAAACTGAGGTCGATAACCGGTGAAAAACGGCGTGTGCCTCCCTCCCTCATCCTTCGACAATATGTATACCTCTCCCTTAAACTTCGTATGCGGCGTTATGCTCCCAGCCGCCGCCAACACCATCCCACGCT harbors:
- the tuf gene encoding elongation factor Tu (EF-Tu; promotes GTP-dependent binding of aminoacyl-tRNA to the A-site of ribosomes during protein biosynthesis; when the tRNA anticodon matches the mRNA codon, GTP hydrolysis results; the inactive EF-Tu-GDP leaves the ribosome and release of GDP is promoted by elongation factor Ts; many prokaryotes have two copies of the gene encoding EF-Tu), producing the protein RGMVLAAAGSITPHTKFKGEVYILSKDEGGRHTPFFTGYRPQFYFRTTDVTGVANLPDGREMVMPGDNVTMTIELITPIAMEKGLRLAIREGGRTVGAGVVVEILE
- the rpmG gene encoding 50S ribosomal protein L33, which gives rise to MREQIVFACSQCKRRNYTSTKNKRKHPDRLEFRKYCSSCRTHTVHKETK